Proteins encoded together in one Lathyrus oleraceus cultivar Zhongwan6 chromosome 5, CAAS_Psat_ZW6_1.0, whole genome shotgun sequence window:
- the LOC127085917 gene encoding probable carboxylesterase 15 gives MVQEKKLVDEVSGWLRIYDDGSVDRTWTGPPEVNFMIEPVAPHEEFIDGVATRDVTMSTTTNDNFIHRARLYLPEKTPTENEKLPILIHFHGGGFCITEPDCFMYYKVYTRFVKSTRSICVSPFLRRAPEHRLPAAIEDGFATLRWLQSVARGDAHDPWLEKHGDFDRVFLIGDSSGGNLVHEVSARASSTDLRPVRLAGAIPIHPGYVRSERSRSENEMPQSPFLTLDMLDKFLSLSLPIGSNKDHPITCPMGEAAPPLAGFKLPPFLLCVAEKDLLRDPQMEYYEAMKKDNKEVDLFVSKNMTHSFYLNKIAVDMDPTVSAELNALMARVKDFIEKH, from the coding sequence ATGGTTCAAGAGAAGAAGCTAGTCGATGAAGTGTCCGGTTGGCTTAGAATCTACGACGACGGTTCGGTGGACCGGACATGGACCGGTCCACCCGAGGTCAATTTCATGATTGAACCGGTTGCTCCCCATGAGGAATTCATCGACGGAGTTGCCACACGTGACGTGACCATGAGCACTACCACCAACGACAACTTCATCCACCGGGCTCGATTATACCTACCGGAGAAAACGCCAACGGAAAATGAGAAATTGCCTATACTTATACACTTCCACGGAGGCGGTTTTTGTATTACTGAACCGGATTGTTTCATGTACTATAAGGTTTACACTCGGTTTGTTAAGTCTACTCGGTCTATTTGTGTCTCCCCGTTTCTCAGACGAGCCCCGGAGCATCGTCTTCCCGCTGCCATTGAGGACGGGTTTGCGACGCTCCGATGGCTTCAATCTGTGGCCAGGGGAGACGCACATGACCCGTGGCTTGAGAAACACGGCGACTTTGACAGAGTTTTTCTCATAGGAGATAGCTCCGGAGGAAATTTAGTCCATGAAGTGTCTGCTAGAGCAAGCTCAACCGATCTGAGACCAGTTCGACTCGCGGGAGCGATTCCCATCCATCCTGGATATGTCCGGTCGGAGCGAAGCCGATCCGAAAATGAAATGCCACAATCACCATTTCTAACACTGGACATGCTGGACAAATTCTTGAGTTTGTCGTTACCAATTGGGAGCAACAAAGACCATCCCATCACATGCCCGATGGGCGAGGCGGCGCCACCTCTTGCCGGCTTCAAACTGCCGCCATTTCTTCTCTGCGTGGCTGAAAAAGACTTGTTGAGGGACCCACAAATGGAGTACTATGAAGCCATGAAAAAGGATAATAAAGAAGTGGACCTGTTTGTGAGCAAGAACATGACACATAGTTTCTATCTCAACAAAATTGCTGTGGATATGGACCCCACTGTCAGTGCTGAACTGAATGCACTCATGGCTAGGGTTAAGGACTTTATTGAGAAGCATTAA